From a region of the Alnus glutinosa chromosome 1, dhAlnGlut1.1, whole genome shotgun sequence genome:
- the LOC133873784 gene encoding protein LIGHT-DEPENDENT SHORT HYPOCOTYLS 4-like, whose product MDSLHEFDTSNADSASISFSTNTIITNTNSSNPNISAAATVASSSSSSPSSTLSRYENQKRRDWNTFGQYLRNHRPPLSLSRCSGAHVLEFLRYLDQFGKTKVHTQLCPFFGHPNPPAPCPCPLRQAWGSLDALIGRLRAAFEEHGGKPEANPFGARAVRLYLREVRDSQSKARGISYEKKKRKRPPQPPPTLPPPPTASQ is encoded by the coding sequence ATGGATTCGCTTCACGAATTTGACACCTCAAACGCAGACAGCGCGAGCATCAGCTTCAGCACCAATACCATCATCACAAACACCAACTCATCCAACCCAAACATCTCCGCTGCTGCCACCGTGGCATCGTCCTCGTCATCCTCGCCCTCGTCCACTCTCAGCCGCTACGAGAACCAGAAGCGCCGTGACTGGAACACCTTCGGCCAGTACCTGCGGAACCACCGACCGCCGCTGTCTCTGTCTCGCTGCAGCGGGGCCCACGTGCTTGAATTCCTCAGGTACTTGGACCAGTTCGGGAAGACGAAGGTCCACACCCAGCTCTGCCCCTTCTTCGGGCACCCGAACCCTCCCGCGCCGTGCCCGTGCCCGCTCCGCCAAGCCTGGGGGTCCCTCGACGCCCTCATCGGCCGCCTCCGGGCCGCCTTCGAAGAGCACGGAGGGAAGCCGGAGGCGAACCCGTTTGGAGCTCGAGCCGTGAGGCTCTATCTACGTGAGGTTCGCGATTCGCAGTCCAAGGCAAGGGGGATTAGTTACGAAAAGAAGAAGCGCAAGCGCCCGCCGCAGCCACCGCCTACATTGCCACCGCCTCCAACTGCGAGCCAGTAA